A section of the Pseudomonas sp. Q1-7 genome encodes:
- a CDS encoding hybrid sensor histidine kinase/response regulator, translating to MLHLSGSVKSVALGLAFLLLWLCRPAFALEAVPLSQESLRLPLGQWLGYLEDPKGELNLKQVRELPDPAFRKPAGEQVNLGKNASAWWFKVRLDNRRPRALEGYLEANYPLLDDIRLYAIGPDGQVRSQETGDRFAFSQRPVQVRNFWFPLRLEPGESTLILRVESTSTLFVPLVFSTYDASAAAQENLMGFNGAFYGVLFAMFCYNLFLYLSLRERAYFWYLAYILNVGLLAACFDGMLFKLLPEHVGLQSVAIYIFMYLHCLVALQFSRHFLHTGAHFPRLDRVLRGLMVATLVALLSVPLIGLQHWNILASLTVSGVSAFLLLTGIYVWRRGLRYGSYYILAWGVLLFAFIQTTTGSLGIEVLGLFGATVVKIGVTIELITLSIGLADRINNLKEEGFRSRQAAEQAHFENQAKSRFLATMSHEIRTPLNGVLGMLQLLRETPLDRSQRFYVDTISSSGAALMTVINDILDFARIESGKLALEHIEFDLEDLASETLGLFTAQAMDKHLGLYLSLDAGVPRRIQGDPTRLKQVLMNLLGNALKFTAQGHVSLDLGLRRTAEGTTHLVFSVSDSGIGIRPEALAQLFNSFAQGDSSTTRRFGGSGLGLAISKELVEMMGGHIEVQSTLNQGTRFSFDIPLQPGEFRTDDLTRLLDGRAALLACQDGLGLDALGRLLGRWGMRCERCQDPARLIERLEDFAAPPLLVLQAPWPGDPEHWLDALRPHLEHGQRVMLICPPEHCQHLPPGAGLRLRALAQPLTLAQLRDTLQELYRERRLEERTPQQEERRRTNATPCVLVAEDNPVNQMVVQGFLKKRGYLVRTVANGLAAVDEYQRDPDGIQLILMDCEMPEMDGFEATRQIRRLESTRNWPPVPIVALTAHILEEHRQAGAAAGMDDFLGKPLDSALLFATLERFIVRQGVDG from the coding sequence ATGCTTCACCTCTCAGGCAGTGTGAAAAGCGTCGCACTCGGTCTGGCCTTTCTCCTGCTCTGGCTCTGCCGGCCGGCTTTCGCCCTGGAGGCGGTGCCGCTCAGCCAGGAGTCATTGCGCCTTCCCCTCGGCCAGTGGCTCGGTTACCTGGAAGACCCCAAGGGCGAGCTCAACCTGAAGCAGGTACGCGAGCTCCCCGATCCGGCCTTCCGGAAACCGGCGGGGGAACAGGTCAACCTCGGCAAGAATGCGTCGGCCTGGTGGTTCAAGGTGCGGCTGGACAACCGTCGCCCCCGTGCCCTGGAAGGCTACCTGGAAGCCAACTACCCGCTGCTGGATGACATCCGCCTCTACGCCATCGGCCCCGACGGCCAGGTCCGAAGTCAGGAAACCGGCGACCGCTTCGCGTTCTCCCAACGTCCGGTGCAGGTGCGCAACTTCTGGTTCCCCCTGCGCCTGGAGCCGGGCGAGAGCACCCTGATCCTGCGGGTGGAAAGCACCAGCACACTCTTCGTGCCGCTGGTGTTCAGCACCTACGACGCCAGCGCCGCCGCCCAGGAAAACCTCATGGGGTTCAACGGCGCCTTCTACGGCGTGCTGTTCGCCATGTTCTGCTACAACCTGTTCCTCTACCTGTCTCTGCGCGAGCGCGCCTACTTCTGGTACCTGGCCTACATCCTCAACGTCGGCCTGCTCGCCGCCTGCTTCGACGGCATGTTGTTCAAGCTGCTGCCCGAACATGTGGGGCTGCAGTCGGTGGCGATCTACATCTTCATGTACCTGCACTGCCTGGTCGCCCTGCAGTTCAGCCGCCATTTCCTCCACACCGGGGCGCACTTCCCGCGCCTGGACCGGGTGCTGCGCGGCCTGATGGTCGCGACCCTGGTGGCGTTGCTCAGCGTCCCGCTGATCGGCCTGCAGCACTGGAACATCCTCGCCAGCCTCACGGTGTCCGGGGTTTCCGCCTTCCTCCTGCTCACCGGCATCTATGTCTGGCGACGGGGGCTGCGCTACGGCTCCTACTACATCCTGGCCTGGGGTGTGCTGCTGTTCGCCTTCATCCAGACCACCACCGGCTCCCTGGGCATCGAGGTACTCGGGCTGTTCGGCGCCACCGTGGTGAAGATCGGCGTCACCATCGAGCTGATCACCCTCTCCATCGGCCTCGCCGACCGTATCAACAACCTCAAGGAAGAGGGCTTCCGCTCGCGCCAGGCGGCCGAGCAGGCGCATTTCGAGAATCAGGCCAAGAGCCGATTCCTGGCCACGATGAGCCACGAGATCCGCACCCCGCTCAACGGTGTGCTGGGCATGCTGCAATTGCTCAGGGAAACCCCGCTGGATCGCAGTCAGCGCTTCTACGTCGACACCATCTCCAGTTCCGGCGCTGCGCTGATGACGGTGATCAACGACATCCTCGACTTCGCCCGCATCGAGTCCGGCAAGCTGGCGCTGGAACACATCGAATTCGACCTGGAAGACCTGGCCTCGGAAACCCTCGGCCTGTTCACCGCCCAGGCCATGGACAAGCACCTGGGCCTGTACCTCAGCCTGGATGCCGGCGTGCCCCGACGCATTCAGGGCGACCCGACGCGGCTCAAGCAGGTGCTGATGAACCTGCTGGGCAATGCCCTGAAGTTCACCGCCCAGGGCCATGTGTCCCTCGACCTCGGCCTGCGCCGTACTGCCGAAGGCACGACGCACCTGGTGTTCAGCGTCAGCGACAGCGGTATCGGTATCCGCCCCGAGGCCCTGGCGCAGCTGTTCAACTCCTTCGCCCAGGGCGATTCCAGCACCACCCGCCGCTTCGGCGGCAGCGGCCTGGGGCTGGCCATCAGCAAGGAGCTGGTGGAAATGATGGGGGGGCACATCGAGGTGCAGAGCACCCTCAACCAGGGCACTCGCTTCAGCTTCGACATTCCCCTGCAGCCGGGCGAGTTCCGCACCGACGACCTGACCCGGCTACTGGATGGTCGCGCCGCGCTGCTCGCCTGCCAGGACGGCCTAGGCCTGGATGCCCTGGGCCGCCTGCTGGGTCGCTGGGGCATGCGCTGCGAGCGCTGCCAGGACCCGGCCAGGCTCATCGAGCGCCTGGAAGACTTCGCCGCACCGCCGCTGCTGGTGCTGCAAGCACCCTGGCCGGGCGATCCGGAACACTGGCTGGACGCGCTGCGCCCCCACCTGGAGCACGGCCAGCGGGTGATGCTGATCTGCCCGCCGGAACACTGCCAGCACCTGCCGCCGGGCGCCGGCTTGCGTCTGCGCGCCCTGGCCCAGCCACTGACCCTGGCGCAACTGCGCGACACCCTGCAGGAGCTCTACCGCGAACGGCGCCTGGAAGAACGCACGCCGCAACAGGAAGAGCGGCGCCGAACGAACGCCACGCCCTGCGTCCTGGTGGCGGAGGACAACCCGGTGAACCAGATGGTGGTGCAGGGTTTCCTGAAGAAGCGCGGCTACCTGGTGCGCACCGTCGCCAACGGCCTGGCCGCGGTGGACGAGTACCAGCGCGACCCGGACGGTATCCAACTGATCCTGATGGACTGCGAGATGCCGGAGATGGACGGCTTCGAGGCCACACGGCAGATTCGCCGGCTGGAAAGCACTCGCAACTGGCCGCCGGTACCCATCGTCGCGCTGACGGCGCACATCCTCGAAGAACACCGCCAGGCCGGCGCCGCCGCCGGCATGGACGATTTCCTCGGCAAACCCCTGGACAGTGCCCTGCTGTTCGCCACCCTGGAGCGCTTTATCGTCCGCCAGGGCGTGGACGGATGA
- the cls gene encoding cardiolipin synthase, whose protein sequence is MNLPSSGSVARALVALYSALLLACTPLPRINPDLVHSPDARVQLDGAQGPLSEARSQAILDRLKASGLRTDIFDLHLAIEEALVGSPLTAGNKVDLLQDGPATYAAMFAAIDAARDHINMETYILEGDEVGQRFADKLIAKQRSGVQVNLIYDSVGTLGTSPAFFERLRQSGIRLVEFNPVNPMTAKAGWQLNQRDHRKLLIVDGRIAILGGVNISGVYSGGSVDSGRHPPRREDLPWRDTDLRIEGPVVADLQKLFIGTWDRQKGGELVARHYFPPLEHEGNAVVRAIGSAPEEPYSQIYATLISALHSAQSEIWLTSAYFVPDPQLLDALKAAAARGVDVRLVVPGSTDSWLVFHAGRASYSELLKAGVRLYQRRDALLHVKAGVIDGVWSTVGSTNLDWRSFLHNQEVNVVVLGVDFGERMRQAFLADVAGSEELTLKAWQRRPIRARISEGIGRVWAYWL, encoded by the coding sequence ATGAACCTACCGTCATCAGGGAGCGTGGCGCGTGCCCTGGTGGCGCTCTATTCGGCGCTTCTCCTGGCGTGCACCCCGCTGCCGCGGATCAACCCCGACCTGGTCCACTCGCCGGATGCCAGGGTGCAACTGGATGGCGCCCAGGGCCCGCTGTCGGAGGCGCGCAGCCAGGCCATCCTCGACCGCCTCAAAGCCTCGGGCCTGCGGACCGATATCTTTGACCTGCACCTGGCGATCGAAGAAGCGCTGGTGGGCAGCCCGCTCACCGCCGGCAACAAGGTCGACCTGCTGCAGGACGGTCCGGCTACCTACGCGGCGATGTTCGCGGCCATCGACGCTGCCCGCGACCACATCAACATGGAAACCTACATCCTGGAGGGCGACGAAGTGGGGCAGCGCTTCGCCGACAAGCTGATCGCCAAGCAGCGCAGCGGTGTGCAGGTCAACCTGATCTACGACAGCGTCGGCACCCTGGGCACATCACCCGCGTTCTTCGAGCGGCTGCGCCAGAGCGGCATCCGCCTGGTGGAGTTCAACCCGGTCAATCCCATGACCGCCAAGGCCGGCTGGCAGCTCAACCAGCGCGACCATCGCAAGCTGCTGATCGTCGACGGGCGCATCGCCATCCTCGGCGGCGTCAACATCAGCGGCGTCTATTCCGGTGGCTCGGTCGACTCGGGCCGCCACCCGCCGAGGCGCGAGGACCTGCCCTGGCGTGACACTGACCTGCGCATCGAAGGCCCGGTGGTGGCCGATCTGCAGAAGCTGTTCATCGGCACCTGGGACCGGCAGAAGGGCGGCGAGCTGGTGGCGCGACACTACTTTCCACCCCTGGAACACGAGGGCAACGCGGTGGTACGGGCCATCGGCAGCGCGCCGGAAGAGCCCTACAGCCAGATCTACGCCACGCTGATATCCGCCCTGCACAGCGCGCAGAGCGAAATCTGGCTGACCAGTGCCTACTTCGTGCCCGATCCGCAATTGCTCGATGCCTTGAAAGCCGCGGCGGCGCGGGGGGTAGACGTGCGCCTGGTGGTGCCCGGCAGCACCGACTCCTGGCTGGTGTTCCATGCCGGGCGGGCCTCCTACAGCGAGCTGCTGAAGGCCGGGGTGCGGCTCTACCAGCGGCGCGATGCGTTGCTCCACGTGAAGGCGGGGGTGATCGACGGTGTCTGGTCCACGGTGGGTTCCACCAACCTCGACTGGCGCAGCTTCCTGCACAACCAGGAAGTCAACGTGGTGGTGCTTGGGGTGGATTTCGGGGAGCGGATGCGCCAGGCGTTCCTGGCGGATGTGGCGGGCTCGGAAGAACTGACGTTGAAGGCGTGGCAGCGGCGCCCCATCCGCGCCCGAATCAGCGAAGGGATAGGGCGCGTCTGGGCGTACTGGTTGTAG
- a CDS encoding YheU family protein, with the protein MLIPFDLLEADTLTRLIEDFVTREGTDNGDDTPLDTRVERVRRALRKGEAVIVYDPDSQQCQLMLKLDVPKEWLEE; encoded by the coding sequence ATGCTCATTCCATTCGATCTGCTCGAAGCCGATACCCTGACCCGCCTGATCGAGGACTTCGTCACCCGCGAAGGCACCGACAACGGCGACGACACGCCGCTGGACACCCGCGTCGAACGGGTACGCCGGGCCCTGCGCAAGGGCGAGGCGGTGATCGTCTATGACCCCGACAGCCAGCAGTGCCAACTGATGCTCAAGCTGGATGTGCCCAAGGAATGGCTGGAGGAGTAA
- a CDS encoding multiheme c-type cytochrome, with amino-acid sequence MLALAAVAETLPRNDKWLEPARSRLLKDKQGLPFFPHRANTPNNTLLSVGDFDDAQVCGACHTEIYRQWRTSMMSHAWEEPIYRALLRHASEATDGRVDNFCTGCHTPIGLTTGQINSTVNRASIAFTAEHNPMPGVDCETCHNISARTGLDNGAYVLSPRAHGKPTKFGPRSDAVSPYHDTVYSDLHTRSDFCATCHNVTHPFSTVAVERTYDEWLESPYSFNGETCQSCHMPGFAGKAAVMGPERADVASHWFTGANAAVLEYLGEKDAARRARENLAKAAQISFESLPEDLLPGQEVAVRVRVANVGAGHKLPTGFPEGREVWIDFHAVDGAGREFYRLGAVEDGATEPNTRNFKVHLGDKDGKELDIEVWNATQILSDNRILPKGYDICEFIFEVPKDAVGPITLRAELNYWPFSQRLVDYLLGPDSLEVEVTRMDQVAETLPLAGAAQAAKW; translated from the coding sequence ATGCTTGCCCTGGCGGCGGTTGCTGAAACGCTCCCGCGCAACGACAAGTGGTTGGAGCCCGCGCGTTCCCGGCTGCTGAAGGACAAGCAGGGGTTGCCATTTTTCCCCCATCGGGCCAATACGCCGAACAACACCTTGTTGAGCGTCGGCGATTTCGATGACGCGCAGGTGTGTGGCGCCTGCCATACCGAGATCTACCGGCAATGGCGCACCTCGATGATGTCCCACGCCTGGGAGGAGCCCATCTACCGCGCGCTGCTGCGCCATGCCAGCGAAGCCACCGATGGGCGTGTCGATAACTTTTGCACCGGTTGCCACACCCCCATCGGCCTCACCACCGGCCAGATCAATTCGACCGTCAATCGCGCCTCGATAGCGTTCACCGCCGAGCACAATCCGATGCCTGGCGTGGACTGCGAGACCTGCCACAACATCAGCGCCCGCACCGGCCTGGATAACGGTGCCTACGTACTGAGCCCGCGCGCCCACGGCAAGCCCACCAAGTTCGGCCCGCGCAGCGATGCGGTATCCCCTTACCACGATACGGTCTACTCCGACCTGCACACGCGCTCCGACTTCTGTGCGACCTGCCACAACGTCACCCACCCTTTCAGTACCGTTGCGGTGGAGCGCACCTATGACGAATGGCTGGAAAGCCCCTACAGCTTCAACGGCGAGACCTGCCAGAGCTGTCACATGCCGGGTTTCGCCGGCAAGGCGGCGGTCATGGGACCGGAGCGGGCTGACGTGGCGTCCCACTGGTTCACCGGCGCCAACGCGGCGGTGCTGGAGTACCTGGGTGAAAAGGACGCGGCTCGGCGGGCCCGGGAAAACCTGGCGAAGGCGGCGCAGATCAGCTTCGAGTCGCTACCGGAAGATCTGCTGCCGGGTCAGGAGGTGGCGGTACGGGTGAGGGTTGCCAACGTCGGCGCCGGGCACAAGCTGCCTACTGGCTTTCCCGAGGGGCGCGAAGTCTGGATCGACTTTCATGCGGTGGACGGCGCGGGACGCGAGTTCTACCGACTGGGGGCTGTCGAGGACGGCGCCACCGAGCCCAATACGCGCAACTTCAAGGTCCATCTCGGCGACAAGGACGGCAAGGAGCTGGACATCGAGGTGTGGAACGCTACCCAGATCCTGTCGGACAACCGAATTCTGCCGAAGGGCTACGACATCTGCGAGTTCATCTTCGAGGTGCCGAAGGACGCCGTCGGCCCCATCACCTTGAGGGCGGAACTCAATTACTGGCCTTTTTCGCAGCGTCTGGTGGATTACCTGTTGGGGCCGGACAGCTTGGAAGTGGAAGTGACGCGCATGGACCAGGTTGCGGAAACCCTGCCCCTGGCGGGGGCGGCGCAGGCGGCGAAATGGTGA
- a CDS encoding MFS transporter has translation MKPLSRALLMLALIFAAINLRPGITSLAPLIERIAEELALSRGLVSLTTALPVLCMGLLAPLAPRLAVRFGLERVITACLGLIGVALLARLGSHASSVLIGSAVAMGAGIAVAGPLLSGFIKRHFHDHVGRVVAWYSLSMTLGGAAGAVLTPPLTQLLGDRWHFGLAFWALPALLALLLWLCLPNRAESTGEAEPGGLPWGEPRAWLITAFFALQAGLFYALTTWLVARYHEAGLSLLRSNGLFSLFMLVGLPSAFVLPWLAQRFDNRYTLLLGCGLVSSLCLGMICFQPTLLPDVWAGLLGLGLSGSFALSLVLPLYEANTPLAVSRWTAMMLFAGYGMASLAPILAGIGRDLAHSYQVPFAVLTGLALSMCVLAWLLGRGRR, from the coding sequence GTGAAACCCCTTTCCCGCGCGCTGCTGATGCTGGCGCTGATCTTCGCCGCCATCAACCTGCGACCCGGCATTACCTCCCTTGCCCCGCTGATAGAACGCATCGCCGAGGAGCTCGCCCTGAGCCGCGGCCTGGTCAGCCTGACCACGGCGCTTCCGGTGCTCTGCATGGGCCTGCTCGCGCCGCTGGCGCCGCGCCTGGCCGTACGCTTCGGCCTGGAGCGGGTGATCACCGCCTGCCTCGGGTTGATCGGCGTCGCTCTGCTGGCGCGCCTGGGCAGCCATGCCAGCAGTGTGCTGATCGGCAGCGCCGTGGCGATGGGCGCCGGCATCGCGGTGGCCGGGCCGCTGCTGTCCGGCTTCATCAAGCGTCACTTCCATGACCACGTCGGGCGCGTGGTCGCCTGGTATTCCCTGAGCATGACCCTCGGCGGGGCCGCCGGCGCGGTGCTGACGCCGCCCCTGACCCAACTGCTGGGCGACCGCTGGCACTTCGGCCTGGCCTTCTGGGCGCTGCCGGCTCTTCTGGCGCTGCTGCTCTGGCTGTGCCTGCCCAACCGCGCCGAATCCACCGGCGAGGCGGAGCCTGGCGGCCTTCCCTGGGGCGAGCCGCGTGCCTGGCTGATCACCGCCTTCTTCGCCCTCCAGGCCGGGCTGTTCTATGCCCTGACCACCTGGCTGGTGGCGCGTTACCACGAGGCCGGGCTCAGCCTGCTGCGCAGCAACGGCCTGTTCAGCCTGTTCATGCTGGTGGGCCTGCCCAGCGCCTTCGTGCTGCCCTGGCTGGCCCAGCGCTTCGACAACCGTTACACGCTGCTGCTGGGCTGCGGGCTGGTCAGCTCCCTCTGCCTGGGAATGATCTGTTTCCAGCCGACGTTGCTGCCGGACGTCTGGGCCGGCCTGCTGGGCCTGGGGCTCAGCGGTTCCTTCGCCCTCTCCCTGGTGTTGCCACTGTACGAGGCGAACACGCCGCTGGCGGTGAGCCGCTGGACCGCGATGATGCTGTTCGCCGGCTACGGCATGGCCAGCCTGGCACCGATCCTGGCCGGCATCGGCCGCGACCTGGCGCACAGCTACCAGGTGCCTTTCGCGGTGCTCACCGGCCTGGCGCTGAGCATGTGCGTGCTGGCCTGGTTGCTCGGACGCGGTCGGCGCTGA
- a CDS encoding YnfA family protein yields the protein MLNYLWFFLAALFEIGGCYAFWLWLRMGKSAWWVVPGLLSLTLFALLLTRVEAAYAGRAYAAYGGIYIVASLVWLGVVERTRPLASDWLGAALCVLGATVILLGPRFSPS from the coding sequence ATGCTCAACTACCTGTGGTTCTTCCTCGCCGCGCTCTTCGAGATCGGCGGCTGCTACGCCTTCTGGCTGTGGTTGCGGATGGGCAAGAGCGCCTGGTGGGTGGTTCCCGGCCTGCTCAGCCTGACCCTCTTCGCCCTGCTGCTGACCCGCGTGGAAGCCGCCTACGCCGGGCGCGCCTATGCGGCCTATGGCGGCATCTACATCGTCGCGTCCCTGGTGTGGCTCGGCGTGGTGGAGCGTACCCGCCCCCTGGCCAGCGACTGGTTGGGCGCGGCCCTCTGCGTGCTGGGCGCAACGGTGATCCTGCTGGGGCCGCGCTTCTCGCCAAGCTGA
- a CDS encoding DUF3309 family protein — translation MITILLLVILILLLIGGLPVFPHSRNWGYGPSSLVGVLLVIVVVLLLFGMI, via the coding sequence ATGATCACCATTCTGCTGCTTGTCATCCTGATTCTGCTGCTGATCGGCGGACTGCCGGTCTTCCCTCACTCGCGCAACTGGGGCTACGGGCCATCGAGCCTGGTCGGGGTGCTGCTGGTCATCGTAGTGGTGCTTTTGTTGTTCGGCATGATCTAG
- a CDS encoding SDR family oxidoreductase: protein MHNRIMITGAGSGLGREIALRWAREGWKLALSDVNEAGLTETLKLVREAGGDGFTQRCDVRDYSQLTAFAQACDEKLGGIDVVVNNAGVASGGFFEELSLEDWDWQIAINLMGVVKGCKAFLPLLQKSKGRIINVASMAALMQGPAMSNYNVAKAGVVALSESLLIELKEEGVGVHVVCPSFFQTNLLDSFRGPTPAMKQQVGKLLEGSPISAADIADYIFREVAVGAFMILPHEQGRVAWAVKQKNPQALYDEMAGMAAKMRAKHRGHA from the coding sequence ATGCACAACCGCATCATGATCACCGGGGCAGGCTCCGGACTCGGCCGCGAAATCGCCCTGCGCTGGGCGCGCGAGGGCTGGAAGCTGGCCCTGTCCGACGTCAATGAAGCCGGCCTGACGGAAACCCTCAAGCTGGTCCGCGAGGCCGGTGGCGACGGTTTCACCCAGCGCTGCGACGTCCGCGACTACAGCCAGCTCACGGCTTTCGCCCAGGCCTGCGACGAGAAGCTGGGTGGCATCGACGTCGTCGTCAACAATGCCGGCGTGGCCTCGGGCGGCTTCTTCGAGGAGCTGTCCCTGGAGGACTGGGACTGGCAGATCGCGATCAACCTGATGGGCGTGGTGAAGGGCTGCAAGGCCTTCCTGCCGCTGTTGCAGAAGAGCAAGGGACGCATCATCAACGTGGCGTCCATGGCCGCGCTGATGCAAGGCCCGGCGATGAGCAACTACAACGTCGCCAAGGCCGGCGTGGTGGCCTTGTCCGAAAGCCTGCTGATCGAGCTGAAGGAGGAGGGGGTGGGTGTGCATGTGGTCTGCCCGTCCTTCTTCCAGACCAACCTGCTCGACTCCTTCCGTGGCCCGACCCCGGCCATGAAACAGCAGGTGGGCAAGCTGCTGGAAGGTTCGCCGATCAGCGCCGCCGATATCGCCGATTACATCTTCCGCGAAGTGGCCGTCGGGGCCTTCATGATCCTGCCCCACGAGCAGGGCCGCGTGGCCTGGGCGGTGAAGCAGAAGAACCCGCAGGCCCTCTACGACGAGATGGCCGGCATGGCGGCGAAGATGCGCGCCAAGCACCGCGGCCACGCCTGA
- a CDS encoding DUF2784 domain-containing protein codes for MTYRLAADAVLLLHLAFILFVVLGGLLVLRWPRLALLHLPAVAWGATLEFLHLICPLTPLENRLRRAAGEQGYSGGFIEHYLVPLIYPAGLTPDIQLWLGAFVLLFNLVPYGLLARRLIRRR; via the coding sequence ATGACCTACCGCCTCGCCGCCGATGCCGTGCTGCTGTTGCACCTGGCCTTCATTCTCTTTGTGGTGCTGGGCGGCCTGCTGGTACTCCGCTGGCCGCGCCTGGCGCTGCTGCACCTGCCGGCGGTGGCCTGGGGCGCCACACTGGAGTTCCTGCATCTCATCTGTCCACTCACGCCGCTGGAGAACCGCCTGCGCCGCGCGGCGGGGGAGCAGGGTTACAGCGGCGGCTTCATCGAGCATTACCTGGTGCCGTTGATCTACCCGGCGGGGCTGACGCCGGATATCCAGCTCTGGCTGGGGGCCTTCGTGCTGCTGTTCAATCTGGTGCCCTACGGACTGCTGGCGAGGCGGTTGATCCGGCGCCGTTAG
- a CDS encoding cation acetate symporter, with translation MIARILAVLGLMAVAPALWAAGAIEGDVQRQPLNTSAIVMFIAFVGATLYITYWASKRSKSASDFYTAGGSITGFQNGLAIAGDYMSAASFLGISALVFTSGYDGLIYSIGFLVGWPVILFLIAERLRNLGKYTFADVASYRLKQKEIRTLSASGSLVVVAFYLIAQMVGAGKLIELLFGLNYHVAVVLVGILMVLYVLFGGMLATTWVQIIKAVLLLSGASFMAIMVLKHVNFDIATLFSEAIKVHPKGEAIMSPGGLVKDPISAISLGLALMFGTAGLPHILMRFFTVSDAKEARKSVFYATGFIGYFYILTFIIGFGAILLVSTNPAFKDAAGALLGGNNMAAVHLANAVGGSLFLGFISAVAFATILAVVAGLTLAGASAVSHDLYASVFKKGKASEKDELRVSKITTVALGFVAIGLGILFEKQNIAFMVGLAFSIAASCNFPVLILSMYWKKLTTRGAMIGGWLGLITAVALMILGPTIWVQILGHATPVYPYEYPALFSILVAFVGIWFFSITDKSAAADEERARFYPQFVRSQTGLGASGAVAH, from the coding sequence ATGATCGCGCGCATCCTTGCCGTGCTCGGCCTGATGGCCGTCGCACCCGCCCTCTGGGCCGCCGGTGCCATCGAGGGCGACGTCCAGCGCCAGCCGTTGAACACCTCCGCCATCGTCATGTTCATCGCCTTCGTCGGCGCGACCCTGTACATCACCTACTGGGCCTCCAAGCGCAGCAAGTCGGCTTCCGACTTCTACACCGCCGGCGGCAGCATCACCGGCTTCCAGAACGGCCTGGCGATTGCCGGTGACTACATGTCGGCAGCCTCCTTCCTGGGGATTTCCGCCCTGGTATTCACCTCCGGCTACGACGGCCTGATCTACTCCATCGGCTTCCTGGTGGGCTGGCCGGTGATCCTCTTCCTGATCGCCGAACGCCTGCGCAACCTCGGCAAGTACACCTTCGCCGACGTGGCCTCCTATCGCCTGAAGCAGAAGGAAATCCGCACCCTGTCCGCCAGTGGCTCGCTGGTGGTGGTGGCCTTCTACCTGATCGCCCAAATGGTCGGCGCTGGCAAGCTGATCGAACTGCTGTTCGGTCTCAACTACCATGTAGCGGTCGTTCTGGTCGGCATCCTGATGGTGCTCTACGTGCTGTTCGGCGGCATGCTGGCGACCACCTGGGTACAGATCATCAAGGCCGTGCTGCTGCTCTCCGGCGCTTCCTTCATGGCGATCATGGTGCTCAAGCACGTCAACTTCGACATCGCCACCCTGTTCAGCGAAGCCATCAAGGTTCACCCGAAAGGCGAGGCCATCATGAGCCCCGGCGGCCTGGTGAAGGACCCGATCTCGGCGATCTCCCTCGGCCTGGCCCTGATGTTCGGTACCGCCGGCCTGCCGCACATCCTGATGCGCTTCTTCACCGTCAGCGACGCCAAGGAAGCCCGCAAGTCGGTGTTCTACGCCACCGGTTTCATCGGCTACTTCTACATCCTGACCTTCATCATCGGCTTCGGCGCCATCCTGCTGGTCAGCACCAACCCGGCCTTCAAGGACGCCGCCGGCGCGCTGCTGGGCGGCAACAACATGGCGGCGGTGCACCTGGCCAATGCCGTGGGTGGCAGCCTGTTCCTCGGCTTCATCTCCGCCGTGGCCTTCGCCACCATCCTGGCGGTGGTGGCCGGCCTGACCCTGGCTGGTGCCTCGGCGGTGTCCCACGACCTCTATGCGTCCGTGTTCAAGAAGGGCAAGGCCAGCGAGAAGGATGAGCTGCGCGTGTCGAAGATCACCACCGTGGCCCTCGGCTTCGTGGCCATCGGCCTGGGCATCCTGTTCGAGAAGCAGAACATCGCCTTCATGGTGGGCCTGGCCTTCTCCATCGCTGCCAGCTGCAACTTCCCGGTACTGATCCTCTCCATGTACTGGAAGAAGCTGACCACCCGTGGCGCCATGATCGGCGGCTGGCTGGGCCTGATCACCGCCGTGGCGCTGATGATCCTCGGTCCGACCATCTGGGTGCAGATCCTCGGTCACGCGACCCCGGTCTACCCCTACGAGTACCCGGCGCTGTTCTCCATCCTGGTGGCTTTCGTCGGTATCTGGTTCTTCTCCATCACCGACAAGTCGGCTGCCGCGGACGAGGAACGTGCACGCTTCTACCCGCAGTTCGTGCGTTCCCAGACCGGCCTGGGCGCCAGTGGTGCCGTGGCTCACTGA